The proteins below come from a single Anguilla rostrata isolate EN2019 chromosome 3, ASM1855537v3, whole genome shotgun sequence genomic window:
- the LOC135249904 gene encoding placenta-specific gene 8 protein-like isoform X1, giving the protein MTTNVIIQQPPAVQVGTVQSNQWSTGICDCFDDLPSCCLGYWCFPCFACKTTSEFGECACLPLVDGLCILAQFVGIPSCVPPVSFAMRAGVRNRYGIQGDMCSDCIYATFCNVCSWCQISREIKRRKQTLLFVNVQPTPVAAVPVVMPS; this is encoded by the exons ATGACAACTAATGTGATAATCCAGCAGCCACCAGCGGTGCAAGTTGGGACGGTTCAGTCAAATCAGTGGAGCACAGGAATCTGTGACTGCTTCGATGACCTGCCTAGCT GCTGCCTCGGGTACTGGTGCTTCCCGTGTTTCGCCTGCAAGACGACTTCGGAATTCGGGGAATGCGCCTGTCTCCCCCTGGTGGACGGCCTGTGTATACTCGCGCAGTTTGTCGGTATACCCTCCTGTGTGCCCCCCGTTTCCTTTGCCATGAGGGCCGGGGTGCGCAACAGATACGGAATCCAG GGAGACATGTGTTCAGACTGCATCTACGCAACCTTCTGCAACGTCTGCTCCTGGTGCCAGATTTCCCGGGAGATCAAGCGACGCAAACAGACCCTCCTCTTCGTCAACGTCCAGCCCACGCCCGTTGCCGCCGTACCTGTAGTCATGCCATCCTAa
- the LOC135249906 gene encoding cornifelin homolog B-like produces MTTMMVVQQPQPVMVSTDSNQWSSGICDCCDDVPQCCFAFWCFPCFACKTAKDYGECLCLPLLDGFGAIPPITLALRASMRHRYGITGTICNDCVYSFFCGPCSWCQMSREMKARFQPITLINARAK; encoded by the exons ATGACGACGATGATGGTAGTCCAGCAACCGCAACCTGTTATGGTTTCCACTGACTCCAACCAATGGAGCTCTGGCATTTGCGACTGTTGCGATGATGTACCTCaat GCTGCTTTGCGTTCTGGTGCTTCCCGTGTTTCGCCTGCAAGACGGCGAAGGACTATGGAGAGTGCCTCTGCCTGCCACTATTGGACGGCTTCGGCGCCATACCGCCCATCACCCTGGCGTTGAGGGCGTCCATGCGCCACCGCTACGGCATCACG GGCACCATCTGCAACGACTGCGTCTATTCCTTCTTCTGCGGGCCCTGCTCCTGGTGTCAGATGTCGCGCGAAATGAAGGCTCGCTTCCAGCCAATCACGCTCATCAACGCCCGGGCCAAGTAA